The segment ttatatatgttattGTGTTGGACTATTaaaatactaatatgatattatgtCCTTTGCCGGATCTTCTTAGCTGGACATGATCTTTGGAAGATATTCCATATTCTATCCGACTGTCCTTCTATCCTTCTTTTCTACTCTTATTTTCTAGTTTTCCTTTCTACTCTTCCTTTTGGCATGACTTTGGCAGGCCAGGTAAATAACTATATTTGTGTCAAACTGCTATTGTGTGCTGGCTAACCCCATAAACCATTAATAATCTTGGACCATCGGATTTATTTGTATCCATGTCTCATCTCCGTacaatatattataaaatgaaagaatagttgatcacttattttAGGGCCAACGTTTAGTTTTATTAGAGTTTGACAGTGGCTGTGGAAACTACCCTTAACTGGGTATTCAAACTATATTCTTGCAATTGTAGTTGATGACTAATctaaatgggagactgttggattaaggtgtctaaggtaTTAACTAAATTTGTATAATCTTAGTGAATAAATGTAAAGTACTTTTGGGTTTCCCAAACAACTAGAAATAGCTAGAATTGATATTAAGAGAaagataaaatgatttttttaatatattatatgactaAGATATTAATGAGAAATGGTAAATagttaatttgaattaattagaAATGGTTTGAATAattaactattaatcaaaattaatctggaattaattcgGGATTActtgaattaattaaaggtgaaaATGGTCAATTGTAATTACTCAATAATAGAACAAAAGAAGCAAATCTAGAACCCTGCATGAGTATGGATGGTTTTGGAGGACTTTCCAAGGTTTCTGGAAGCCTCTTGGTTGTTGATAAGGGAAAGGATTTGCACTGTGGattaaatgtaatatttaattgTTCAAATCTTAATTTATATGCAAGTTATCTAAACTATAAATATAACATTTGGGCATCTAAATTTCATGGTTCATCATAGATAGAAGGTGCAGAATGAAATTTTCttcttccaacctctctcctttTGTCTTTATTATGtattagggttttgggtgtgAAACATTAGAGACTTTTATACTATCGGGTGTTAGCTTTTCATGGAGCATTTGTAGAAGTCAAGAGATTTTGTtgctatatttgattataggAAAAGGCATGTGTTTCTTTCTATGTGATTTTTGATTTACATAGATTAATTTAGGTttttcaaagtatgttgctattatgagaAAGGTCATAGATTTCTAGGTTGTATGTGCCCCTAATTTTTTATGTGAAAATTCCAGTGTGCAAATCatgtttgattattattattattgtaacctagaaaacccatcaTAAAGAATGAACAAACCCTAGGGCTTAAGTGCCTTTATAAAGctagaaaaccctagaatcccatCAAGCCCATGGGTCGGCAACTCTACAACAAAAAACTGCAAATCAAAAAAATTTGAACGTTGTATAGCAACACAAAAGAAGATGATGATCTAATCAAATGTAACTACACCACTTCTTGCAATGGCAATGGCGACAAGATGTCAAAAGCTTTGTGGAAACTCTATCTTCAAGTTCCATCCATCCAAACCTGTAAAAATCGCCCTTATAAATCAAACGATGGAAATTCGAGGCGTTGGTGATGACAAAGGATTCAGTAAAAAAAAtagacaaagaaaaaaaaaaaaaggaagtcGACAAGTATTTGGGGAAGAAGGCGGAGGTGTTGGAGTAGAGTTGCTTCGGTGCTATTGAGCAAGAAGGTCGTTGGTCTTCAAAAGGAAAGAGTGTGTATGAATATTGGAGCATCCGGAGGAAACGCGTTGGGAATATGGAGGCTTCAATCGATTACAATAGATGGAACAAATAGATTGGGGGATAGCAAAGATGAGACGGTGACAACACAAAAAGCATAAGCCGCAGCTCCATACCCCAAACCGGCTTATGTAAATTAATTGTTCATAAGCAAAAGAGCTTTTATTGTATAAATAATAACAACTAAACATATTAATTAAAAAGGTCTATATGGATACTTTGTTAATACCACGTTGATAAACATGACATACATCGGCCAAATCATCAATTTTATTATTAACCATATTAAAAGTTTCTGATTATTTTATTAAGTATATAAACGTTCAGAAAAAAACCCATGTTTATGGTTTAGTTTAGTAGTGAATTGACCTTTGACCAAAAAGGAATCAACCAAGACCCTATCGACGGTTACCGCTGGTTTCCTATAAATACCTTACTCATTCCACAACCCCCCTGCAAACAAACAACCCAATCAAATGACAACCAACATCGACACTCTCTGGCTTTTTGCCCTTTCCTCTAAATGCACCACCATCAATTTCTTCTTCATTTTTGCTCTTGCCAGTTTCATTAACTTATTCTTCCAATGGTCCAAACATAAATCTACCATCCCCGGTCCCAGAGGCTTCCCTTTCATTGGCAGCATGCATCTCATGTCTGGCCTCGCTCACCGTAAGATCGCCACCGCTGCACAGTCCTGCCGTGCAAACCGCTTAATGGCCTTTAGCTTGGGCGAAACGCGTGTGATCGTCACTTGTAACCCTGACGTCGCCAAGGATATCCTTAACAGCTCTGCTTTTGCCGACCGTCCTATCAAGGAGTCTGCGTACAGCTTGATGTTCAACCGAGGCATTGGGTTCGCGCCTTATGGCGTTTATTGGCGGACGTTACGAAGGATTGCAGCCACGCATCTCTTTTGTCCGAAACAAATCAAAGTCTCTGAAGACCAGAGGATGGTGATTTGTTATCAGATGGTGGAGATGTTTCATCATAAACAGCAGCAAAGAGGAACGAACTCTCTATGTGTTCGCGAATTGCTCAAGCGAGCATCTCTCAGTAACATGATGTGGTCTGTGTTTGGAAGACGATACAGACTGGATTCAAACGATGTCGAGTCCGTGGAGATGAGAAAGCTTGTGGATGAAGGATATGAGCTTTTGGGTATGCTCAACTGGACAGATCACCTTCCATGGTTGGCTGATTTTGATTTGCAAGGGATTCGTTCCAGGTGCTCCAAACTCGTTCCCAAAGTAAACCGGTTTGTCAAACAGATCATTGACGAACACCGAGGTCAACTGCTTCCAGTCAACGGTGACTTCACCGACGTCTTGTTATCACTTGAAGGATCCGATATATTATCTGAATCGGATATGATCGCGGTACTCTGGGTAAGCAGCTGACCTATTTGCTTACCAAcgaagaaacacacacacacaatatatatatatatatatatatatatatatatatatatatatatatatatatatatatatatatatatatatatatatatatatatatatatatatatatatatatatatatatatatatatatatatagacacacacgaAATCATTATTCATTTCTATTCAACGGAGGAAAATACAAAGATAAcctttttgaaaaaagaaaaagaaaataaaataattacaCTCCAAAACTCTACTATCTAGTTATGGCGGAAGTCTTTGACCTATTCCGTTTTTCAGTAGACTATATTTAGAAATTTAATGATATAAATAGtaatattttgagacaataataAAACCCTTTTCGGGTTAGGTTTGTCTAATAATTAATAACAAAAATACGCACACcacatatatattaattaatatataatctATTTCATCGATTATTGACGTACGAACGACAGGAAATGATATTCAGAGGCACCGACACGGTAGCAGTGCTGATGGAATGGATCCTCGCAAGGTTGGTGCTTCATCTGGATGTTCAATCAAAGCTCCAAGACGAGCTTCGGAGGGTCGTCGGGAGGTCACGTGTGGTGACCGAATCTGACGTCACCAATTTGGTGTATCTTCAGGCGGTAGTGAAAGAAGTTCTGAGGCTACACCCACCAGGCCCACTTCTTTCGTGGGCTCGTCTAGCCATCACGGACACCAACATCGACGGTCATGACGTAGCAGCAGGGACTACGGCTATGGTTAACATGTGGGCCATCTGCCGGGACCCACAAATTTGGAAAGAGCCCTTACAGTTTCGACCAGAAAGGTTTATGATTGAGGCGGAAGGATTGATGAATACGTCGGTGATGGGATCTGATTTAAGGCTGGCGCCGTTTGGATCGGGCAGGCGAAGTTGTCCGGGGAAGAGTCTTGGGATGACGACGGTTACCTTTTGGGTGGCTTCGCTGTTGCAGGAGTTTGAGTTTGGGAGAAGTGAATGTGATGGATACAACGTTGACTTATCAGAGGTATTGAAGCTTTCTTGTGAAATGGCGAACCCGCTTACGCTCACCATGCGACCGAGTCCCAGTAGACCTATCCCTGCTGCTTCCTCCAGACGTTAAGAAAATTAatacacatttaaaaaaaaaaacaaaaagacttGACTTGGTGGCTATTATTATCGATCGTTATGTTTAATAAGAATTTCTAGTTTTTGTAAATTGAGATTATAAGTGTATGTATATAGCATGTCGAattctatatctatatataaagTTTGATTAAGCAAACCAAATGGTCGTCTCCAGTCTGTTTgttaagtaatatatatatatatatatatatatatatatatatatatatatatatatatatatatatatatatatatatatatatatatatatatatatatatatatatatatatatatatatatatatatatatatatatatatatatatatatatatatatatatatatcatggttgcggaaatcgggattaatcggcgattaatcgttTGGCGTTTTCCAACTGTCGACGATTAGGGTGTTAAtcggaaatttaggattaatcggTTTTGGCGtgattaatcggtcaacaaaagtcaaaaaagtcgaaaaacgtcaaaaaaatgtcaaaaaaaggtcaaaaaaatctaaaaattcaaaaaaccaactttctttttttactccaaaattttcaaattttcaaaaattcaaatattataccaaaatgttcatatttttgtatttccaaattataa is part of the Lactuca sativa cultivar Salinas chromosome 7, Lsat_Salinas_v11, whole genome shotgun sequence genome and harbors:
- the LOC111889001 gene encoding cytochrome P450 78A9; translation: MTTNIDTLWLFALSSKCTTINFFFIFALASFINLFFQWSKHKSTIPGPRGFPFIGSMHLMSGLAHRKIATAAQSCRANRLMAFSLGETRVIVTCNPDVAKDILNSSAFADRPIKESAYSLMFNRGIGFAPYGVYWRTLRRIAATHLFCPKQIKVSEDQRMVICYQMVEMFHHKQQQRGTNSLCVRELLKRASLSNMMWSVFGRRYRLDSNDVESVEMRKLVDEGYELLGMLNWTDHLPWLADFDLQGIRSRCSKLVPKVNRFVKQIIDEHRGQLLPVNGDFTDVLLSLEGSDILSESDMIAVLWEMIFRGTDTVAVLMEWILARLVLHLDVQSKLQDELRRVVGRSRVVTESDVTNLVYLQAVVKEVLRLHPPGPLLSWARLAITDTNIDGHDVAAGTTAMVNMWAICRDPQIWKEPLQFRPERFMIEAEGLMNTSVMGSDLRLAPFGSGRRSCPGKSLGMTTVTFWVASLLQEFEFGRSECDGYNVDLSEVLKLSCEMANPLTLTMRPSPSRPIPAASSRR